One Poecilia reticulata strain Guanapo linkage group LG4, Guppy_female_1.0+MT, whole genome shotgun sequence genomic window carries:
- the LOC103463234 gene encoding DEP domain-containing protein 1A-like: MDTHIITPGPYRATKLWNEVTRLFRAGMPVRKHRQNFRHHASCFTAAAAVDWLHQLLQSNSNFGPEVTRQQTVQLLKKFLKNHVIEDVKGRWGTEDLEDNHMLFRFPSTSPLKPIPCPAPAXGCRSIKKRPSLRDREGFFRLRSLRNQEKDSMENMDPALQTPRDKSNXSAEEQQHQRRELTLEDEQEIWRDVTLTHLHRILGVSSLDEVLDQRHVNPQNIIHNMTNVNKHGVVTLEDKSNDLPHWVLSAMKSLANWPKYDSDQPSYPGFERDVFKTVSDYFYSLPQPLLTYELYELFINVLVLCGYVAAPPTLQRGKRKSSELPSVVPAKSSFRSTECLLLSLLRQGSCDEAESPMRAVLSGTLQSRKESGSVGAGGTNLKMVRLRTRSCSLETILDRSPPLRGLQPFPSSDENPVFPPQDGPLNTTFTTKSDSFVRENAAGVVTRSSAGSRIRRLDGQASARPHSASSCLDIVMETKEEEHGGTKWSSCLNVNQYPPSSSQQLLFLPTKAQAHASSTSNLWALPAPAARRCLSSLDVSKPPPQPHRSASHLNLPVCVAARHFQLPQPKPEHSVLQPQCERVAIEALQLCTLLLPPASRRKLQLLMRMASRISQNVDMPRLHPAIGTRTLVSGEWTTCFPNAADVFQKQYPDIYSRRFPSCGEQSKTDNKPKIKPPLLSIKKTFSIRN, encoded by the exons atgGACACTCATATTATCACTCCTGGACCCTATCGAGCTACAAAATTG tggaaTGAGGTGACGCGTTTGTTTCGGGCCGGCATGCCCGTCAGGAAGCACCGGCAGAACTTCAGGCACCATGCTTCCTGCTTCACGGCCGCCGCCGCCGTGGACTGGCTGCACCAGCTGCTCCAGAGCAACAGCAACTTCGGCCCCGAAGTCACCAGGCAGCAAACCGTTCAGCTGCTCAAGAAGTTCCTGAAGAACCATGTGATCGAAGACGTGAAGGGCCGCTGGGGAACGGAGGACCTGGAGGACAACCACATGCTCTTCAG ATTCCCGTCTACTTCTCCTCTGAAACCGATCCCGTGTCCAGCTCCGGCGYCAGGCTGCAGGTCCATAAAGAAGCGRCCGTCRCTCCGGGACCGGGAAGGTTTCTTCAGACTGAGGAGCCTGAGGAACCAGGAGAAAGACTCCATG GAGAACATGGATCCTGCACTCCAAACGCCACGAGACAAATCAAATMCGTCGgcagaagagcagcagcaccagAGACGAGAGCTGACGCTGGAGGATGAGCAGGAAATCTGGAGAGACGTCACTCTGAcgca CCTGCACAGGATTCTGGGCGTCTCTTCTCTGGATGAGGTTTTGGACCAGCGGCACGTAAACCCTCAGAACATCATCCACAACATGACCAACGTCAACAAACACGGAGTCGTCACGCTGGAGGACAAGAGCA ATGATCTTCCTCATTGGGTTTTATCTGCCATGAAGAGCCTGGCGAACT GGCCGAAGTACGACAGCGACCAGCCGTCCTACCCCGGCTTTGAACGAGACGTCTTCAAAACGGTGTCTGATTACTTCTACAGCCTCCCTCAGCCGCTGCTCACGTACGAACTGTACGAACTGTTCATCAACGTTCTGG TGTTGTGTGGATATGTCGCAGCGCCCCCTACGCTCCAGCGTGGGAAGCGAAAGAGTTCGGAGCTGCCGTCTGTTGTGCCGGCCAAGTCGTCGTTTCGCTCCACGGAGTGCCTCCTCCTGTCGCTGCTCAGGCAGGGCTCGTGCGACGAGGCCGAGTCGCCCATGAGGGCCGTCCTCAGCGGGACGCTCCAGTCACGCAAGGAATCGGGCAGCGTTGGCGCCGGCGGCACGAATCTGAAAATGGTTAGGCTTCGCACAAGAAGCTGCTCCCTGGAAACCATCCTGGATCGTTCTCCTCCTCTGCGCGGCCTGCAGCCGTTTCCATCCAGCGACGAAAATCCCGTTTTCCCACCTCAGGACGGGCCCTTGAACACAACGTTTACGACCAAATCGGACAGTTTCGTTCGCGAAAACGCAGCAGGCGTTGTAACCAGGAGCTCCGCTGGTTCCAGGATTAGACGGTTAGACGGTCAGGCGTCGGCGCGGCCTCACAGCGCCAGCAGCTGCCTGGACATCGTCATGgaaaccaaagaagaagaacatgGAGGGACGAAGTGGTCCAGCTGCCTCAACGTGAACCAGTATCCTCCGTCTTCCTCCCAACAGCTTCTCTTTCTCCCAACCAAAGCTCAAG CTCACGCCTCCAGTACCTCTAACCTTTGGGCGCTCCCGGCGCCCGCCGCCCGCCGATGCCTCAGCTCGCTGGACGTGTCCAAGCCGCCGCCGCAGCCGCATCGGTCTGCGTCGCATCTCAATCTGCCCGTCTGCGTGGCTGCCAGACACTTCCAGCTCCCCCAACCCAAACCTGAGCACA GCGTTCTCCAGCCGCAGTGCGAGCGCGTCGCCATCGAGGCGCTGCAGCTCTGCACGCTGCTCCTCCCGCCGGCGTCccgcaggaagctgcagctcctcaTGAGGATGGCGTCCCGCATCAGCCAGAACGTGGACATGCCGCGCCTCCACCCGGCCATCGGCACCCGGACGCTGGTGAGCGGCGAATGGACGACGTGTTTTCCAAACGCCGCAGATGTT TTTCAGAAGCAGTACCCCGACATCTACAGCCGCCGCTTCCCTTCCTGCGGCGAACAGAGCAAAACCGACAACAAGCCAAAGATCAAACCGCCGCTGCTCAGCATCAAGAAGACCTTCAGCATCAGGAACTGA
- the LOC103463130 gene encoding retinal Mueller cells isomerohydrolase-like: protein MGEQQEMFVWFKSEPESLLXAVGESRRRSSSNMVSRVEHPAAGYQKIFETVEELNEPISAEITGVFPSWLRGSVLRMGPGLFEIGDKPYHHLFDGQALIHKFDLKGDQVTYFRKFIRTDAYVRAMTENRVVITEFGTAAYPDPCKNIFSRFFTYFRGIEVTDNCLVNVYPIGEDFYAVTETNFITKVDPDSLETLKKVDLCKYLSINGVTAHPHVDADGSLYNIGNCFGKNMSLAYNIVKMPPAQKDKSDPIEKSQVVVQLPSSERLKPSYIHSFGMTENYFVLVEQPVKINLLKFLSSWSVRGATYMDCFESNENMGTWFHLITKDPACYMTNHKFRTSAFNLFHHINAYEDEGFIVVDLCTWKGHDFVYNYLYLANLRQEWEEVKKAAMRAPQPEVRRYVLPLDIHREEQGRNLVSLSYTTATAVLHSDGSIWLEPEVLFSGPRQAFEFPQINYSKCCGKKYSFAYGLGLNHFIPDRIVKLNVQTKETWVWQEEDCYPSEPLFVPTPGATKEDEGVLLSVVVKPGAERPGFLLVLDAMMLTELARAEVNAVIPVTLHGMYKPPPSP, encoded by the exons ATGGGGGAGCAgcaggaaatgtttgtgtggTTTAAATCCGAACCAGAGTCTCTTCTGARAGCAGTCGGCGAGTCCAGGAGGAGATCCAGCAGCAACATGGTCAGCCG AGTGGAACATCCTGCTGCAGGTTACCAGAAGATCTTTGAGACGGTGGAGGAACTAAATGAACCGATTTCTGCAGAAATAACTG GTGTTTTCCCGTCGTGGCTCAGAGGAAGCGTCCTCCGGATGGGTCCGGGTCTTTTCGAGATCGGGGACAAACCGTATCACCATTTGTTTGATGGGCAAGCTCTGATCCACAAGTTTGACCTGAAGGGCGATCAGGTGACGTACTTCAGGAA GTTCATCAGGACGGATGCATATGTTCGGGCCATGACAGAAAACCGGGTCGTCATCACAGAGTTTGGCACCGCTGCCTATCCAGACccctgcaaaaacattttctccag GTTCTTTACGTACTTCAGAGGCATTGAAGTGACGGATAACTGCTTAGTGAACGTTTATCCGATCGGCGAGGATTTTTACGCCGTCACAGAGACAAACTTCATCACCAAAGTGGATCCAGATTCACTGGAGACACTGAAGAAG GTGGATCTGTGTAAATATCTGTCCATTAACGGAGTCACAGCGCATCCCCACGTTGACGCAGACGGTTCGCTCTACAACATCGGAAACTGCTTCGGCAAAAACATGAGTCTGGCGTACAACATCGTCAAGATGCCGCCGGCACAGAAAG aTAAATCAGATCCCATTGAGAAATCCCAAGTTGTGGTCCAACTACCCAGCAGTGAAAGATTAAAGCCTTCCTACATCCACAG TTTTGGTATGACTGAGAACTACTTTGTGCTTGTGGAGCAGCCGGTGAAGATCAACCTGCTCAAGTTTCTGTCGTCTTGGAGCGTCAGAGGAGCAACGTACATGGACTGCTTCGAATCCAACGAAAACATGGGG ACGTGGTTCCACTTGATCACTAAGGATCCTGCATGTTACATGACAAACCACAAATTCAGAACCTCGGCTTTCAACCTGTTTCACCACATCAACGCCTACGAAGACGAGGGATTCATCGTGGTCGACCTCTGCACCTGGAAAGG GCATGATTTTGTGTACAACTACCTGTACCTGGCCAACCTGAGGCAGGAGTGGGAGGAGGTGAAGAAAGCGGCGATGCGTGCGCCTCAGCCGGAGGTCAGGCGATATGTTCTGCCGTTGGATATTCACAGG GAAGAACAAGGCCGGAACCTCGTGTCTCTGTCCTACACGACGGCAACCGCCGTCCTCCACAGCGACGGATCCATCTGGCTAGAGCCCGAAGTTCTGTTCTCTGGACCGAGACAgg cctTCGAGTTTCCACAGATTAACTACTCCAAGTGTTGTGGAAAGAAATACTCATTTGCATACGGCCTCGGACTCAACCACTTCATCCCTGACAGG ATCGTCAAGCTGAATGTCCAGACCAAAGAGACGTGGGTGTGGCAGGAGGAAGACTGTTACCCATCAGAGCCGCTGTTTGTTCCCACACCTGGAGCCACGAAGGAAGACGAAG GCGTGTTGCTGAGTGTTGTGGTGAAGCCGGGCGCAGAGAGACCAGgtttcctgctggttctggacgCCATGATGCTAACGGAGCTAGCTAGGGCGGAAGTCAACGCCGTCATCCCCGTCACTTTACACGGGATGTACAAACCTCCGCCTTCACCCTAA